The Pricia mediterranea genome includes a window with the following:
- a CDS encoding metal-dependent hydrolase family protein encodes MKKPILFLFLFSILTASTQTASAQDKYLQCGSIVDTESGEVLSEKTLVISGNRIKSIEDGFVNGSKTDTVIDLKNRTVLPGFIDMHVHLESESGPKAYLDRFTNNEADLAFNSVGFAKSTLMAGFTTVRDLGGSGVNIALRKAVDNDRVEGPRIFTAGKSIATTGGHADPSNGMRKDLTGDPGPKEGVVNSPEEARKAVRQRYKNGADVIKITATGGVLSVAKSGQNPQFTVEEIKAITETAKDYGMLTAAHAHGDDGMQRAIKGGIKTIEHGTLMSDETMEMMKENDTYLVPTITAGRQVAEKAKIDGYFPPVVAKKAAEIGPMIQSMFERAYKKGVPIAFGTDAGVFPHGLNAKEFGYMVEGGMPVMEALKSATVTPAELLGMGKELGQLKAGFLADIVAVEENPENNVDTLENVVFVMKDGVVYKQ; translated from the coding sequence ATGAAAAAACCAATCCTCTTCCTATTCTTATTTTCAATCCTCACTGCTTCCACCCAGACCGCATCGGCACAAGACAAGTACCTGCAATGCGGTAGTATCGTCGATACCGAATCGGGCGAGGTGCTATCCGAAAAAACCCTTGTGATTTCCGGTAATAGGATAAAAAGTATTGAAGACGGTTTTGTCAACGGTTCCAAAACCGATACCGTAATCGATTTAAAGAACAGGACCGTGCTCCCTGGCTTTATCGATATGCATGTGCATCTGGAAAGCGAATCCGGACCGAAAGCCTATCTTGACCGATTCACTAACAACGAGGCCGATCTTGCCTTTAATTCCGTGGGGTTTGCCAAAAGCACCTTGATGGCGGGATTTACGACGGTTCGCGATCTTGGGGGCAGTGGCGTCAACATTGCGTTGCGGAAGGCCGTAGATAACGATCGGGTAGAAGGCCCCCGAATCTTTACCGCAGGGAAATCCATCGCAACGACGGGCGGACACGCGGACCCCTCCAATGGTATGCGTAAAGACCTGACCGGGGATCCCGGCCCCAAGGAAGGCGTGGTCAATTCTCCTGAAGAGGCACGAAAGGCCGTTCGGCAACGCTATAAAAACGGGGCCGATGTGATAAAGATCACTGCCACCGGGGGCGTGCTCAGCGTAGCCAAAAGTGGGCAAAATCCCCAATTTACCGTCGAGGAGATCAAGGCCATAACCGAGACCGCAAAGGACTACGGGATGCTGACTGCTGCCCATGCCCACGGCGACGATGGAATGCAGCGTGCCATCAAGGGAGGTATTAAAACCATCGAACACGGTACCCTTATGAGCGATGAGACCATGGAGATGATGAAGGAAAACGACACTTATTTGGTACCCACCATCACCGCCGGCAGACAAGTGGCGGAAAAGGCCAAGATCGATGGCTATTTTCCTCCGGTCGTGGCCAAAAAAGCCGCCGAAATCGGACCGATGATTCAAAGTATGTTCGAAAGAGCCTATAAGAAAGGGGTGCCGATCGCTTTCGGTACCGATGCCGGAGTGTTTCCACACGGCCTCAACGCCAAGGAATTCGGCTACATGGTCGAAGGGGGCATGCCCGTCATGGAGGCACTGAAATCAGCTACTGTAACACCGGCAGAGCTATTGGGTATGGGGAAGGAACTCGGGCAACTCAAAGCGGGCTTCCTGGCTGATATCGTTGCCGTCGAAGAAAACCCCGAAAACAATGTGGACACCTTGGAAAATGTCGTCTTCGTGATGAAAGACGGGGTGGTCTATAAGCAATAG
- a CDS encoding DegT/DnrJ/EryC1/StrS family aminotransferase, which yields MKKIQMVDLGGQYEGIKEQVNLAIAEVMETSAFINGPEVQTFQTQLEDYLSVKHVIPCANGTDALQIAMMGLGLQPGDEVITADFTFAATVEVIALLRLTPVLVDVDSDTFNIDIEAVKKAITPKTKAIVPVHLFGQCADMEALMALAKKHGLFVIEDNAQAIGADYTFKDGSTRKAGSIGHVAATSFFPSKNLGAYGDGGAIFTNDDNLAHTLRGIVNHGMYERYHHDVVGVNSRLDSIQAAVLRAKLPKLDGYCNARRDAARRYSAALQDQEHIIVPKTVNYCAELCDENICDTCNCHVFHQYTLRVTNGKRDALVKHLGENDIPCGVYYPIPLHRQKAYADDRYDEADFPVTNQLVKEVISLPMHTELDNEQIVFITKTVIEFVKGP from the coding sequence ATGAAGAAAATCCAGATGGTCGATTTAGGCGGCCAATATGAAGGTATAAAGGAGCAGGTCAATTTGGCCATTGCCGAAGTGATGGAGACATCGGCCTTTATCAACGGCCCCGAGGTGCAAACTTTTCAAACGCAATTGGAGGACTATCTCAGCGTCAAACATGTCATTCCCTGTGCCAACGGAACCGATGCCCTTCAGATTGCCATGATGGGACTCGGGTTGCAGCCGGGAGATGAGGTCATTACGGCGGACTTCACCTTTGCGGCCACGGTCGAGGTCATCGCGCTTTTGCGATTGACCCCCGTATTGGTCGATGTGGATTCCGATACCTTTAATATTGATATCGAAGCTGTCAAAAAGGCGATTACACCAAAGACCAAAGCCATCGTTCCGGTGCATCTTTTTGGGCAATGTGCGGATATGGAGGCGCTAATGGCGTTGGCCAAAAAGCACGGTCTTTTTGTTATTGAGGACAATGCCCAGGCGATTGGAGCCGATTATACCTTTAAGGATGGAAGCACTCGAAAGGCGGGCAGTATCGGCCATGTGGCAGCGACTTCTTTTTTTCCGTCCAAAAACCTGGGGGCTTATGGCGACGGTGGGGCGATTTTCACCAATGATGACAATTTGGCCCATACCCTGCGCGGTATCGTCAACCATGGGATGTACGAACGCTACCACCACGATGTCGTTGGGGTAAACAGCCGGCTAGATTCTATTCAAGCCGCCGTGCTAAGGGCGAAATTGCCCAAATTGGATGGATATTGCAATGCTAGGAGGGATGCGGCCCGGAGATATTCCGCGGCCTTACAGGATCAAGAGCATATCATCGTGCCGAAAACCGTGAACTATTGTGCCGAACTTTGCGATGAAAATATCTGCGATACCTGTAATTGCCATGTTTTTCATCAATACACCCTACGTGTTACCAATGGAAAACGGGATGCTTTGGTAAAACATCTTGGGGAAAACGATATTCCCTGCGGAGTCTATTATCCCATTCCCCTGCACAGGCAAAAGGCGTATGCCGATGATCGCTATGATGAAGCCGATTTTCCTGTAACGAACCAGTTGGTCAAGGAAGTGATCTCCCTGCCGATGCATACGGAATTGGACAACGAACAGATTGTCTTTATCACCAAGACGGTCATCGAATTTGTGAAAGGACCTTGA
- the galE gene encoding UDP-glucose 4-epimerase GalE — protein MKILVTGGLGFIGSHTVVELQKEGFEVVIIDDCSNASEKVLEGIHAITGKMPLFEKLDLKDNEKVSDFFKRHDDLEGVIHFAASKAVGESVEKPLLYYENNIGTLVYLLKELAKNEKSSFIFSSSCTVYGQADEMPITENAPVKPAESPYGNTKQIGEEIIRDTCLVTPNLNAIALRYFNPMGAHPSAEIGELPIGVPQNLVPFITQTGVGLRKELSVFGDDYPTEDGTCIRDYIYVVDLAKAHVQALKRLLEDKNLENYEVFNLGTGKGSSVLEVIESFERVSGKKLNYRIVDRRAGDIVTAYADTAKANEVLGWKAQYTLDEAMKSAWDWERKIRS, from the coding sequence ATGAAAATTTTAGTAACAGGCGGGCTTGGTTTTATCGGTTCGCACACCGTAGTAGAACTGCAAAAAGAAGGTTTTGAGGTGGTCATTATCGATGATTGCTCGAACGCCTCAGAAAAAGTTTTGGAGGGAATTCATGCCATCACGGGTAAGATGCCCCTGTTCGAAAAGTTGGACCTGAAGGATAACGAAAAGGTCTCCGATTTCTTCAAACGCCATGACGATTTGGAAGGAGTCATCCATTTTGCCGCCTCGAAGGCGGTAGGGGAGAGCGTTGAAAAGCCTTTGCTGTACTATGAGAACAATATCGGAACCTTGGTCTACCTTTTAAAGGAACTAGCGAAAAACGAGAAATCCAGCTTTATTTTCAGTTCCTCCTGTACAGTGTACGGGCAGGCCGACGAGATGCCCATTACTGAAAATGCTCCTGTAAAACCTGCCGAATCGCCCTACGGAAATACCAAGCAGATCGGGGAGGAAATCATCCGGGATACCTGTCTGGTAACTCCGAACCTGAACGCGATCGCCCTTCGCTATTTCAACCCCATGGGCGCCCACCCCAGTGCCGAAATCGGGGAGCTGCCCATCGGAGTGCCCCAGAATTTAGTGCCCTTCATCACCCAAACCGGGGTGGGACTCCGCAAAGAACTGTCCGTTTTCGGGGATGACTATCCCACGGAAGATGGTACTTGCATTCGTGATTATATCTATGTGGTCGATTTGGCCAAGGCCCATGTCCAGGCCTTGAAACGTTTGCTGGAGGATAAGAACCTGGAGAATTACGAGGTGTTCAACCTAGGTACGGGCAAGGGGAGTTCGGTGCTCGAGGTCATCGAAAGTTTCGAAAGGGTGTCCGGTAAAAAGCTGAATTATAGGATTGTCGATAGACGCGCTGGCGACATCGTTACCGCCTATGCCGATACTGCGAAAGCGAATGAGGTGCTGGGATGGAAAGCCCAATACACGCTGGACGAGGCCATGAAATCGGCTTGGGATTGGGAGCGGAAGATCAGGTCTTGA
- a CDS encoding alpha-ketoglutarate decarboxylase, translating to MSVFLVSAVSVCSAQNPSGKNDFWSHMRYGGNIGLGFNQGGFNASVSPSAIYRFDRRFAAGTAVTFNYAKYGDARRIAYGASLLSLYNPLPYLQLSAEFEQLRINYKFENLLANRENNYWSPALFFGLGYTQQYFTIGIRYDVLYDSGESIYANAWMPFVRIYF from the coding sequence TTGAGCGTTTTTCTTGTGAGTGCCGTGTCGGTGTGTTCGGCCCAAAATCCATCCGGAAAGAACGACTTTTGGAGCCATATGCGTTATGGCGGCAATATCGGGCTTGGCTTTAACCAGGGCGGCTTCAACGCCTCGGTATCCCCGAGTGCCATCTACCGGTTCGACCGACGGTTTGCCGCGGGCACCGCCGTCACCTTCAATTACGCCAAATATGGAGACGCCCGGCGTATCGCCTATGGGGCGAGCCTACTTTCACTGTACAACCCCTTGCCTTATTTACAGCTATCGGCGGAGTTTGAACAGTTGCGGATCAACTACAAATTTGAGAACCTGCTCGCAAACAGGGAGAACAACTACTGGTCGCCGGCCCTGTTCTTCGGTTTGGGATACACCCAACAGTATTTTACGATCGGCATCCGCTACGACGTACTTTACGATAGCGGCGAAAGCATCTATGCCAATGCCTGGATGCCGTTCGTTCGGATATATTTCTAG
- a CDS encoding 2-oxoglutarate dehydrogenase E1 component has protein sequence MDKYSFLNSAHASFFADLYDRYLKNPDSVEPSWRAFFQGFDFGTESALDELEVYGTPGTADTQSRVDTVTSSNGQQAEMPQSLQKEFQVIRLIDGYRSRGHLFTETNPVRDRRQYEPTLDIENFGLSESDLDTVFNAGEIIGIGTNTLREIVEHLKRIYCDAIGVEYMYMRTPERIAWIQDRLNVNDNHPDFSDEHKKRIFRKLNQAVSFESFLHTKYVGQKRFSLEGNESLIPALDAMVERAAELGVQQFVMGMAHRGRLNVLTNIFGKAAGDIFSEFDGKDYEQEIFDGDVKYHLGWTSERKTDNGNRINMNIAPNPSHLEAVGAVVQGIARAKQDDHFPDDFSKVLPIIVHGDAAIAGQGVVYEVIQMEKLEGYRTNGTVHIVVNNQIGFTTNYLDGRSSTYCTDVAKVTLSPVLHVNSDDAEAVVHASLLALEYRMRFNRDIFLDLLGYRKYGHNEGDEPRFTQPKLYKAIADHPNPRDIYAEKLLKEGVIDEAFVETQEKEYKAFLEEELEDSRKEDTTEITPFMADEWKGFENVREWEMMAPIDTTYDREKLTEVAKTITELPEDKKFLRKVDKLVKDRKKRFFETDKLDWAMGELLAYGSLLEEGFEVRMTGQDIERGTFSHRHAVMKVEESEEEVMLLNHISEGQGRFQIYNSLLSEYAVVGFDYGYAMASPKTLTIWEAQFGDFSNGAQIMIDQYISAAEDKWKLQNGLVMLLPHGYEGQGAEHSSARMERYLQLCARDNMYVADVTTPAQMFHILRRQMKVNFRKPLIIFTPKSLLRHPKAVSTVDELANGSFQDVIDDASAEVKKIKSAVFCTGKFYYDLLAVKEEHERDDVALIRIEQLFPLPFQKMKDLMKKYRNADDFVWAQEEPRNMGAWSHLMMHFPDAHKLRVASRRFYASPAAGSAVRSKMRHEQVIDYVFDKSKNNMSKPKPRPKEEGEEA, from the coding sequence ATGGATAAGTATTCTTTTCTAAATTCCGCACACGCTTCTTTTTTTGCGGATTTGTATGACAGATATCTTAAGAACCCCGATAGCGTTGAGCCCAGCTGGCGCGCTTTTTTTCAAGGTTTTGATTTCGGAACCGAGAGCGCCTTGGACGAACTCGAGGTCTATGGCACACCGGGAACCGCCGATACGCAGTCCCGAGTCGATACTGTGACGTCCAGCAACGGCCAACAAGCGGAAATGCCGCAATCGCTGCAAAAGGAGTTTCAGGTTATCCGACTTATAGACGGGTACCGGAGCAGGGGCCATTTGTTCACTGAGACCAACCCCGTTCGCGATCGTAGGCAATACGAGCCTACCTTGGATATCGAGAATTTCGGACTCTCTGAAAGTGATTTGGACACGGTTTTCAATGCCGGTGAGATTATCGGAATCGGCACCAATACCCTGAGAGAGATTGTCGAGCACCTAAAACGAATCTACTGCGATGCCATTGGGGTCGAGTACATGTACATGCGGACCCCCGAACGAATCGCATGGATACAGGATCGTTTGAACGTCAATGACAACCATCCCGATTTTAGCGACGAACATAAGAAGCGTATTTTTAGAAAACTGAACCAAGCGGTCTCTTTCGAAAGCTTTCTACATACTAAATATGTGGGCCAAAAACGCTTTTCCCTAGAAGGTAACGAATCGTTGATACCCGCTTTGGATGCCATGGTCGAACGCGCAGCGGAACTGGGCGTACAACAGTTCGTTATGGGAATGGCGCACCGGGGAAGACTCAACGTGCTGACCAATATTTTCGGAAAGGCGGCCGGGGACATTTTCAGTGAGTTCGACGGAAAGGATTATGAACAGGAAATCTTTGACGGGGATGTAAAATATCACCTCGGATGGACTTCAGAACGTAAGACCGATAACGGCAATCGGATCAATATGAACATCGCCCCGAACCCTTCGCACCTAGAGGCGGTGGGCGCTGTGGTTCAAGGTATCGCCCGCGCGAAACAGGACGACCATTTCCCCGACGACTTTTCGAAAGTGCTTCCGATCATCGTTCACGGTGACGCGGCCATTGCCGGCCAAGGAGTGGTCTATGAGGTGATACAGATGGAAAAGTTGGAAGGGTATCGTACCAACGGAACGGTACATATCGTGGTCAACAACCAGATCGGATTTACGACCAATTATCTCGACGGCCGTAGTTCTACCTACTGTACCGATGTGGCCAAAGTTACCTTGAGTCCCGTGTTACATGTCAACTCCGATGACGCCGAGGCGGTGGTCCATGCCTCGCTCTTGGCGTTGGAATACCGGATGCGCTTTAACCGCGATATTTTTCTGGATCTCTTGGGATATCGTAAGTACGGACACAACGAGGGCGACGAACCCCGGTTTACCCAGCCCAAATTGTACAAAGCGATTGCCGACCATCCGAACCCGCGGGACATCTATGCCGAAAAATTATTGAAGGAAGGGGTGATCGATGAGGCCTTCGTCGAAACGCAGGAAAAGGAATACAAGGCATTTCTCGAAGAAGAACTGGAAGATTCGCGAAAAGAAGACACAACGGAAATTACCCCGTTTATGGCCGATGAATGGAAAGGCTTTGAAAACGTTCGTGAATGGGAGATGATGGCGCCAATAGATACAACCTACGATAGAGAAAAGCTCACCGAGGTCGCCAAAACGATTACGGAGCTGCCCGAGGACAAAAAGTTTCTGCGGAAAGTCGATAAATTGGTGAAGGACCGTAAAAAGCGGTTCTTTGAGACCGACAAGCTCGATTGGGCCATGGGCGAACTCTTGGCCTATGGTAGCCTTTTGGAAGAGGGTTTTGAGGTTCGGATGACAGGACAGGATATTGAGCGAGGGACGTTCTCGCACCGGCACGCGGTGATGAAGGTAGAGGAGAGCGAGGAAGAGGTGATGCTATTGAACCACATTTCGGAAGGTCAGGGCCGTTTTCAAATCTATAACTCCCTATTATCGGAATACGCGGTCGTGGGCTTTGACTATGGCTATGCCATGGCGAGTCCGAAAACCCTGACCATCTGGGAGGCGCAGTTCGGCGATTTTAGCAACGGTGCCCAGATCATGATCGATCAGTACATCTCGGCCGCCGAAGACAAGTGGAAGCTACAGAACGGGCTGGTCATGTTGTTGCCCCACGGTTACGAAGGGCAGGGAGCCGAGCACTCCTCCGCCCGTATGGAAAGATATTTGCAGCTCTGCGCCCGCGATAACATGTATGTGGCCGATGTCACCACGCCCGCCCAGATGTTCCACATCCTGCGTCGGCAGATGAAAGTCAATTTCAGGAAACCCTTGATTATTTTCACCCCCAAGAGCCTTTTGCGGCATCCGAAGGCGGTATCTACGGTCGATGAACTGGCAAACGGTAGTTTTCAGGACGTTATCGATGACGCTTCCGCGGAGGTGAAAAAAATAAAAAGTGCGGTGTTCTGTACCGGGAAATTCTACTATGACCTTTTGGCCGTTAAGGAAGAGCACGAGCGTGACGATGTGGCCCTGATACGCATTGAACAGCTGTTTCCACTGCCTTTTCAGAAGATGAAAGATCTTATGAAAAAATATAGGAATGCCGACGATTTTGTCTGGGCCCAGGAAGAACCCCGGAATATGGGTGCATGGAGCCATCTGATGATGCATTTCCCGGATGCCCATAAGCTCAGGGTAGCCTCGAGACGGTTTTACGCCTCCCCCGCCGCCGGTAGTGCGGTCCGCTCTAAAATGCGGCACGAACAGGTCATCGATTATGTGTTCGATAAAAGCAAAAACAACATGTCGAAGCCGAAACCAAGGCCAAAGGAAGAGGGGGAAGAGGCTTAG